A genomic segment from Triticum dicoccoides isolate Atlit2015 ecotype Zavitan chromosome 1A, WEW_v2.0, whole genome shotgun sequence encodes:
- the LOC119282498 gene encoding histone H2B.11 codes for MAPKAEKKPAEKKPAEEKAEKAPKGEKKPKAEKRLPAAKEGGGGGGSDKKAKKKAKKSVETYKIYIFKVLKQVHPDIGISSKAMSIMNSFINDIFEKLAQEAAKLARYNKKPTITSREIQTSVRLVLPGELAKHAVSEGTKAVTKFTSS; via the coding sequence ATGGCGCCCAAGGCGGAGAAGAAGCCCGCGGAGAAGAAGCCGGCGGAGGAGAAGGCGGAGAAGGCGCCCAAGggggagaagaagcccaaggcggaGAAGCGGCTGCCGGCGGccaaggagggcggcggcggcggcggctcggacaagaaggccaagaagaaggccaagaagagcgtggagacgtacaagatctacatcttcaaggtgctgaagcaggtgcacCCGGACATCGGCATCTCCTCCAAGGCCATGTCcatcatgaactccttcatcaacgACATCTTCGAGAAGCTCGCGCAGGAGGCCGCCAAGCTCGCCCGGTACAACAAGAAGCCCACCATCACCTCCCGCGAGATCCAGACCTCCGTCCGCCTCGTCCTCCCCGGCGAGCTCGCCAAGCACGCTGTCTCCGAGGGCACCAAGGCCGTCACCAAGTTCACCTCCTCCTAG